A genomic window from Erythrobacter sp. BLCC-B19 includes:
- the uvrA gene encoding excinuclease ABC subunit UvrA, protein MSLTKISVRGAREHNLKGIDIDLPRDALIVVTGLSGSGKSSLAFDTIYAEGQRRYVESLSAYARQFLEMMQKPDVEHIDGLSPAISIEQKTTSRNPRSTVATVTEIYDYMRLLWARVGTPYSPTTGEPISAQTVSQMVDRVMALPEGTRAYLLAPVVRGRKGEYRKEIAEWQRQGFTRVRIDGEIYAIEDAPALDKKFKHDIEVVVDRIAVKDGLQTRLAESFETALKLAEGLAYVDLADGVVPGREAEEQGGAMKGAGLPANRIVFSEKFACPVSGFTIEEIEPRLFSFNAPQGACPACDGIGEKMLFDPQLVVPNEALTLKQGAVVPWAKSNPPSPYYMQVLASLAKAYGFDLTTPWKDLAPEQKLIILHGTGGLPVPLTFKDGRREYTVHKPFEGVIGNLNRRLLQTESAWMQEELGKYQTAQPCETCGGKRLNEKALSVKIPGANGPTDIATPVQMSVADAKAWFLDLDQYLTPQQSQIAKAILKEINERLGFLDNVGLDYLNLDRTSGTLSGGESQRIRLASQIGSGLSGVLYVLDEPSIGLHQRDNDRLLETLKRLRDLGNTVIVVEHDEDAIRAADHIVDLGPGAGVHGGQVVAEGTLKQILKAKGSLTADYLTGKRKIDVPAKRRKGNGHHIVVKNARANNLKGVTAKIPLGTFTCITGVSGSGKSSLTIDTLQAGASRVLNGARVIAGAHDEITGLQHCDKVIEIDQSPIGRTPRSNPATYTGAFTQIRDWFAGLPESLARGYKPGRFSFNVKGGRCEKCQGDGLIKIEMHFLPDVYVTCEECGGKRYNRETLEVKFKGHSIADVLDMTIEDAEEFFKAVPPIREKMRMLNEVGLGYVKVGQQATTLSGGEAQRVKLAKELARRSTGQTLYILDEPTTGLHFEDVRKLLEVLHRLVEQGNSVVVIEHNLDVIKTADWIIDLGPEGGVRGGEIVAEGTPEKVVKEPRSFTGRYLAPLLGGNPSRNGEGAVLSLSN, encoded by the coding sequence ATGAGCCTCACCAAAATCTCCGTGCGCGGTGCGCGCGAGCATAATCTCAAGGGTATCGACATTGATCTGCCGCGCGATGCGCTGATCGTGGTCACGGGCCTCTCGGGCAGCGGCAAGTCTTCGCTGGCGTTCGACACCATCTATGCCGAGGGCCAGCGGCGCTATGTCGAGAGCCTCAGCGCCTATGCGCGCCAGTTCCTCGAGATGATGCAGAAGCCCGATGTCGAGCATATCGACGGGCTCTCGCCGGCGATCTCGATCGAGCAGAAGACGACGAGCCGCAATCCGCGCTCCACGGTCGCGACGGTGACCGAGATCTACGACTATATGCGCCTCTTGTGGGCGCGGGTCGGCACGCCCTATTCACCCACCACCGGCGAGCCGATCAGCGCGCAGACTGTCAGCCAGATGGTCGACCGGGTGATGGCGCTGCCCGAGGGCACGCGCGCCTATCTGCTCGCGCCGGTGGTGCGCGGGCGCAAGGGCGAATACCGCAAGGAAATCGCCGAATGGCAGCGGCAGGGCTTCACCCGCGTGCGGATCGATGGCGAAATCTACGCCATCGAGGACGCGCCTGCGCTCGACAAGAAGTTCAAGCACGACATCGAAGTGGTGGTTGACCGGATCGCGGTGAAGGACGGCCTCCAGACCCGCCTCGCCGAAAGCTTCGAGACCGCGCTGAAGCTCGCCGAGGGGCTGGCCTATGTCGACCTTGCCGACGGCGTGGTGCCGGGGCGCGAGGCCGAAGAACAGGGCGGCGCGATGAAGGGTGCAGGCCTGCCCGCGAACCGCATCGTCTTTTCCGAGAAATTCGCCTGCCCGGTGAGCGGCTTCACGATCGAGGAAATCGAACCGCGGCTGTTCTCCTTCAACGCCCCGCAAGGCGCGTGTCCGGCCTGCGACGGGATCGGCGAGAAGATGCTGTTCGACCCGCAGCTGGTGGTGCCCAACGAGGCGCTGACCCTCAAGCAGGGCGCGGTGGTGCCCTGGGCCAAGTCCAACCCGCCGTCGCCCTATTACATGCAGGTGCTCGCCAGCCTCGCCAAGGCCTATGGCTTCGACCTGACGACCCCGTGGAAAGACCTCGCGCCCGAACAGAAGCTCATCATCCTCCACGGCACGGGCGGGCTGCCGGTGCCGCTGACCTTCAAGGACGGGCGCCGCGAATATACCGTCCACAAGCCGTTCGAGGGCGTGATCGGCAACCTCAATCGCCGCCTGCTCCAGACCGAAAGCGCGTGGATGCAGGAGGAGCTGGGCAAGTACCAGACCGCGCAGCCCTGCGAGACCTGCGGCGGCAAGCGCCTCAACGAGAAGGCGCTGTCGGTGAAGATCCCCGGCGCGAACGGGCCGACCGACATCGCCACCCCGGTGCAGATGAGCGTCGCCGATGCCAAGGCGTGGTTCCTCGATCTCGACCAGTATCTCACCCCGCAGCAGAGCCAGATCGCCAAGGCCATCCTCAAGGAGATCAACGAGCGGCTGGGCTTCCTCGACAACGTGGGGCTCGATTACCTCAACCTCGACCGCACCTCCGGCACGCTGTCGGGGGGTGAGAGCCAGCGCATCCGCCTCGCCAGCCAGATCGGCAGCGGGCTGTCGGGCGTGCTCTATGTGCTCGACGAGCCCAGCATCGGCCTCCACCAGCGCGACAATGACCGGCTGCTGGAAACGCTGAAGCGCCTGCGCGATCTCGGCAACACCGTGATCGTGGTCGAGCATGATGAAGACGCGATCCGCGCCGCCGACCATATCGTCGACCTCGGCCCCGGTGCGGGGGTGCATGGCGGGCAGGTGGTTGCGGAAGGGACGCTCAAGCAGATCCTCAAGGCCAAGGGCTCTCTCACCGCCGATTACCTCACCGGCAAGCGCAAGATCGACGTGCCGGCCAAGCGCCGCAAGGGCAACGGGCATCACATCGTGGTCAAGAACGCGCGGGCGAACAACCTCAAGGGCGTGACCGCCAAGATCCCGCTCGGCACCTTCACCTGCATCACCGGCGTGTCAGGCTCGGGCAAATCCTCGCTCACCATCGACACCTTGCAGGCGGGCGCCTCGCGCGTGCTCAACGGCGCGCGGGTGATCGCGGGTGCGCATGACGAGATCACGGGCTTGCAGCACTGCGACAAGGTCATCGAGATCGACCAGTCCCCCATCGGCCGCACCCCGCGCTCCAACCCCGCCACCTACACCGGCGCCTTCACCCAGATCCGCGACTGGTTCGCCGGCCTGCCGGAGAGCCTCGCGCGCGGCTACAAGCCCGGGCGCTTCTCCTTCAACGTCAAGGGCGGTCGCTGCGAGAAGTGCCAGGGCGACGGGCTCATCAAGATCGAGATGCACTTCCTCCCCGACGTCTACGTCACCTGCGAGGAATGCGGCGGCAAGCGCTACAACCGCGAGACGCTCGAGGTGAAGTTCAAGGGTCACTCGATCGCCGACGTGCTCGACATGACGATCGAGGACGCCGAGGAATTCTTCAAGGCCGTCCCCCCGATCCGCGAGAAGATGCGGATGCTGAACGAGGTCGGCCTCGGCTACGTCAAGGTCGGCCAGCAGGCGACCACGCTGTCAGGCGGCGAGGCGCAGCGGGTGAAGCTGGCGAAGGAACTGGCAAGGCGCTCGACCGGGCAGACGCTCTACATCCTCGACGAGCCGACCACCGGCCTGCATTTCGAGGACGTGCGCAAACTCCTCGAAGTGCTGCACCGGCTGGTGGAGCAGGGCAATTCGGTGGTGGTGATCGAACACAACCTCGACGTGATCAAGACCGCCGACTGGATCATTGATCTGGGCCCCGAGGGCGGGGTGCGCGGGGGGGAGATTGTCGCGGAGGGCACCCCGGAGAAGGTGGTGAAGGAGCCGCGGTCGTTCACGGGGCGGTATCTGGCGCCGTTGTTGGGGGGTAATCCTTCCCGGAACGGAGAGGGGGCAGTCCTGAGCCTGTCGAACTGA
- a CDS encoding acyltransferase family protein, whose translation MLTMWSKAREMAVATPPERNRWVDFLRAVSILAVVFGHWLMAGLYVNEAGELTRGDLLSVSQWAHWLTWGFQVMPVFFLVGGYSNSVSWDAVTRKAAPDQPGVYRDWLASRVQRLITPTFPVLLLWAALALILTQVGLPRTQIRMATEAALIPVWFLAVYLLVTACTPVMFRAWQRFGWLSFAALIPLAMLTDWLTFTAKVPWVNFTNFLWVFLAIHQLGFAWRAGKFDNRLLAWGWFGVGLAVLVRITVFGFYPVSMVSAPGGFSNSLPPTLALLALGMVQVGLVLGLEPLGRRMLGSVRLWTATVLMNGMIMTVFLWHLTAFVLVMTVAWLGFGGAGLDTVPGSAAWWLSRPLWLGIYILALLPMIAIFARHERSFGPIRGGRTVPRLRAVLGVLAICAGLGATAGLTIASPEGVTGVRLWVIALPLLGAAMMGFGPVYRPRNRPGSSGEPA comes from the coding sequence ATGCTGACAATGTGGAGCAAGGCGCGCGAGATGGCGGTGGCAACCCCGCCGGAGCGCAATCGCTGGGTCGATTTTCTGCGCGCGGTCTCGATTCTGGCGGTGGTGTTCGGCCACTGGCTGATGGCCGGGCTCTACGTTAACGAAGCGGGCGAGCTGACGCGCGGCGATCTCTTGTCGGTGTCGCAATGGGCGCACTGGCTGACCTGGGGGTTCCAGGTGATGCCGGTGTTCTTCCTTGTCGGCGGCTATTCCAACTCGGTCAGCTGGGATGCGGTGACGCGCAAGGCTGCGCCCGATCAGCCGGGCGTCTATCGCGACTGGCTGGCGAGCCGGGTGCAGCGCCTGATCACCCCGACCTTTCCGGTGCTGCTGCTGTGGGCCGCGTTGGCGCTGATCCTGACGCAGGTAGGCCTGCCTCGGACACAGATCCGCATGGCGACCGAGGCGGCGCTGATCCCGGTGTGGTTCCTTGCGGTCTATCTGCTGGTCACGGCCTGCACCCCGGTGATGTTCCGCGCATGGCAACGCTTCGGGTGGCTGAGCTTTGCCGCGCTGATCCCGCTTGCGATGCTGACCGACTGGCTGACCTTCACGGCCAAGGTGCCATGGGTCAATTTCACCAATTTCCTCTGGGTGTTCCTCGCGATCCACCAGCTCGGCTTTGCGTGGCGGGCGGGCAAGTTCGACAATCGCCTTCTGGCATGGGGCTGGTTTGGCGTGGGGCTTGCGGTGCTGGTGCGGATCACGGTTTTCGGGTTCTACCCGGTGTCGATGGTGAGTGCGCCCGGTGGCTTTTCCAACTCGCTGCCGCCGACGCTGGCGCTGCTGGCGCTGGGGATGGTGCAGGTGGGGCTTGTGCTGGGGCTGGAGCCATTGGGGCGGCGGATGCTGGGCAGCGTGCGCCTGTGGACCGCGACCGTGCTGATGAACGGCATGATCATGACGGTGTTCCTGTGGCACCTCACCGCCTTCGTGCTGGTGATGACGGTGGCGTGGCTTGGTTTTGGCGGAGCGGGGCTGGATACCGTGCCGGGGAGCGCGGCGTGGTGGCTCTCGCGCCCCTTGTGGCTGGGCATCTATATCCTCGCGCTGCTGCCGATGATCGCGATCTTCGCGCGGCATGAGCGCAGCTTCGGCCCGATCCGCGGCGGGCGCACGGTGCCGCGCCTGCGCGCGGTGCTGGGGGTGCTAGCGATCTGCGCCGGGTTGGGAGCGACCGCGGGACTGACGATTGCCAGCCCCGAAGGCGTCACCGGCGTGCGCCTGTGGGTGATCGCCCTGCCGCTGCTGGGCGCGGCGATGATGGGCTTCGGCCCGGTCTATCGCCCGCGCAACCGGCCCGGATCGAGCGGCGAGCCGGCCTAG
- a CDS encoding C1 family peptidase: protein MTDEQPLSGAGWARVEGIPEFDPAKLRFKAVPFGRTSGRKFSWRNRGVLPPVADQGEHQTCFSHSLVAALRARRQIVEAPIPPLDAEMFHACTMGLPLSQGNYLVKRSLDNLCDVGAPRAGSGYAPGLACKDFTPSVVRAASYNSASTPELVKGILATYAPLVALVSAGESLKHIRDDSIYRDQIGEAKTFNHAMLLIGYDDEEQCWIVQNSMGSRWGQKGFGRIAYGSASILVGDFWCYVVE from the coding sequence ATGACAGACGAACAACCATTATCCGGCGCTGGGTGGGCAAGAGTTGAAGGCATACCCGAATTCGATCCGGCAAAGCTACGGTTCAAGGCTGTGCCCTTCGGTCGAACATCAGGCCGCAAATTCAGCTGGAGGAACCGGGGCGTGCTGCCGCCAGTCGCGGATCAGGGAGAACACCAGACTTGCTTTTCTCATAGCCTGGTTGCGGCGCTTCGTGCCCGGCGGCAGATTGTGGAAGCACCCATTCCTCCCCTTGATGCGGAGATGTTCCACGCCTGCACCATGGGCCTACCGCTTTCTCAAGGGAACTATCTGGTAAAGCGCAGCCTGGACAATCTTTGTGATGTGGGCGCGCCGCGCGCGGGATCCGGATATGCGCCGGGGCTCGCGTGCAAGGACTTCACGCCCAGTGTGGTGCGCGCAGCCAGCTATAACTCAGCAAGCACCCCGGAGTTGGTGAAGGGTATTCTCGCCACATATGCGCCCTTGGTCGCTCTCGTGTCCGCAGGTGAAAGCTTGAAGCACATCAGAGATGACAGCATTTATCGAGACCAGATCGGCGAAGCAAAAACATTCAACCACGCCATGTTGCTGATCGGCTACGACGATGAGGAGCAGTGCTGGATCGTGCAGAACAGCATGGGTTCGCGATGGGGCCAGAAAGGATTTGGACGCATCGCATATGGAAGCGCCAGCATCCTCGTCGGTGATTTCTGGTGCTACGTGGTGGAATGA
- a CDS encoding AAA family ATPase, whose amino-acid sequence MIDTVNLQPVTLGVVEFLTNSGPAKIPIKTGDAFMVAGPNGAGKSALLYTIYRSVGAGRAEYYPGHRQITFNNGWDNLAQDINQLRTNMFTHVDVFNRYKNQWAEDLFKSVVRRLANTDAAYNAELVRLLGNNPDEAQAEHKAQPGPVETLNRVFQAARMAVRFKSSGRGLRVVRENNEYDIDQLSDGERAALFVAGAVIVQDPYTVIAIDEPERNLHPSIAAPLVNSLITARPDVAFLFASHDVNLISGTNVDRILYVKNSSVISTRPETRSFDVEILSELENIDESIRLDLLGSRQKLLFVEGTTNSIDFKIYNCLFPDWKITPKGGAQDVIDAVKSLRRNQQLHWVEAAGLIDRDGRTESEVQTLESEGIYALRCPTSENLLFLEKVSETVATILFQSEGGLEVQARLAAAQSAAQEALNIATPEISARLAAWRINRELAEAKVSVSQIRESETIKESFDFSSIIENTNDEISNIAASSVGIDGIRGIPIKNTIIGSRISAALGCDLKRYQKIVFRQLEINNDLGESIKFEMLKYIPTF is encoded by the coding sequence ATGATTGATACAGTTAACCTACAACCGGTAACCCTCGGCGTTGTTGAGTTCCTGACGAATTCTGGACCTGCCAAAATCCCTATCAAAACTGGCGACGCCTTCATGGTCGCCGGGCCAAATGGGGCAGGTAAATCAGCCTTACTCTACACCATTTATCGTTCAGTCGGAGCCGGACGAGCAGAGTATTATCCCGGGCATAGACAAATTACATTCAATAACGGCTGGGACAACCTTGCTCAAGATATTAATCAGCTCCGCACAAATATGTTCACTCACGTTGATGTATTTAATAGATATAAGAATCAGTGGGCCGAAGATTTATTCAAATCTGTCGTGAGGCGACTCGCCAACACTGACGCGGCTTACAATGCGGAACTCGTACGCTTGCTCGGGAATAATCCTGATGAGGCGCAAGCGGAACATAAGGCCCAACCCGGCCCGGTGGAGACGCTCAATCGCGTCTTTCAAGCTGCCCGCATGGCAGTCCGCTTTAAATCTAGTGGGCGCGGATTGCGGGTGGTCAGAGAAAACAATGAATACGACATTGACCAACTTTCTGACGGAGAAAGGGCAGCACTCTTTGTTGCCGGAGCTGTTATTGTTCAAGACCCGTATACTGTCATCGCAATTGATGAACCGGAGCGCAATCTTCATCCAAGTATAGCAGCACCACTTGTTAACTCCCTTATCACAGCAAGGCCTGATGTCGCATTTCTTTTTGCAAGTCATGATGTTAATCTAATTTCAGGCACCAACGTTGACAGAATATTATATGTCAAAAATTCGAGTGTGATCTCTACCCGCCCCGAAACAAGAAGCTTCGATGTCGAAATTTTATCAGAACTAGAAAATATTGATGAGTCGATTAGACTTGATCTCCTAGGTAGTAGGCAGAAATTATTGTTTGTTGAGGGAACAACAAACTCTATTGATTTCAAGATTTATAATTGCCTCTTTCCCGACTGGAAAATCACTCCCAAGGGCGGTGCACAAGATGTAATTGATGCCGTAAAGTCGCTCAGAAGAAACCAGCAGCTTCACTGGGTTGAGGCTGCGGGCTTGATTGACCGCGATGGTCGCACCGAATCCGAGGTTCAGACTTTAGAGAGTGAAGGAATTTATGCCCTGAGATGCCCAACGTCTGAGAACCTACTCTTCCTTGAGAAGGTGTCAGAGACTGTGGCCACAATTCTCTTTCAAAGCGAGGGTGGCTTAGAGGTTCAAGCACGCCTCGCTGCGGCACAGTCTGCCGCCCAAGAAGCTCTGAATATTGCAACTCCTGAGATTTCTGCGCGGCTCGCAGCTTGGCGTATCAATAGGGAATTGGCAGAAGCTAAAGTCAGCGTATCCCAAATTCGCGAAAGCGAGACCATAAAAGAGTCATTCGATTTTTCATCAATTATTGAAAATACAAATGACGAAATCTCGAATATTGCAGCATCCTCTGTGGGAATAGACGGCATACGGGGCATTCCGATTAAGAATACCATCATTGGCAGCCGGATTTCAGCGGCTCTGGGATGCGATCTGAAACGTTATCAAAAAATAGTTTTTCGGCAACTTGAAATAAATAACGATCTAGGAGAATCAATAAAATTTGAAATGTTGAAATATATACCGACATTCTAA
- a CDS encoding sodium:solute symporter family transporter, whose translation MGATAISLTLVLILAYVAAQIALAIWAGRGAKSDADYLVAGRSLGPFAVGMSLFATWFASESLIATSGEVARDGLAGARAEPFAYAIGILAIALFFAHRLRSGGFITIADFLRDRFGPGTESLAAAVIALSATTWSAAQLFAFATIIASASGLDFTPALIGATLLVMGYTLYGGLAADVVTDILQGIVIIVAILIMFALMVAAHGGFGPMWASTPPTVWSFTAPGESWVDRAELWLIPIAGTMVSQEALARTLAARSPEVARTGALWGAGIYLAAGLIPVSFGLFGPQLGLSLGADEAYLPSLATALLPEWLMVVFTGALVSAILSSVDSALLAVSAVVTESGYKRLNPNASPLALLRAARTATVGAAALAAWLAMQGESLRNLVLDAGAIAAVLAVPIIAGLAGWRRPRAGLAAIVVQTGVLAVLDWSLGLPGAFLWMIASGTLTFAAVSVLDRPAAASAD comes from the coding sequence GTGGGGGCCACCGCCATTTCGCTGACGCTCGTGCTGATCCTCGCCTATGTCGCGGCCCAGATTGCGCTTGCCATCTGGGCCGGACGCGGGGCCAAATCCGATGCCGATTACCTCGTCGCGGGCCGCAGCCTCGGGCCGTTTGCGGTGGGGATGAGCCTGTTTGCGACCTGGTTCGCCTCGGAAAGCCTGATCGCCACCTCGGGCGAAGTCGCGCGCGATGGCCTTGCGGGCGCACGGGCCGAACCCTTCGCCTATGCCATCGGGATCCTCGCCATCGCGCTGTTCTTCGCGCACCGCTTGCGCAGCGGCGGGTTCATCACCATTGCCGATTTTCTGCGCGACCGGTTCGGGCCGGGCACCGAGAGCCTTGCCGCCGCCGTGATCGCCTTGTCGGCCACCACCTGGTCAGCCGCGCAGCTGTTCGCCTTTGCCACGATCATTGCGAGCGCCTCGGGCCTCGACTTCACCCCTGCGCTGATCGGGGCGACGCTGCTGGTGATGGGCTACACCCTCTATGGCGGACTGGCCGCTGATGTCGTGACCGACATCCTGCAAGGCATTGTCATCATTGTCGCAATCCTGATCATGTTCGCTCTGATGGTGGCGGCCCACGGCGGGTTCGGGCCGATGTGGGCAAGCACGCCGCCAACCGTCTGGAGCTTCACAGCACCGGGGGAAAGCTGGGTCGACAGGGCCGAGCTGTGGCTCATCCCCATTGCCGGCACGATGGTGAGCCAGGAGGCGCTCGCCCGCACGCTGGCCGCGCGCTCGCCTGAGGTGGCGCGCACCGGAGCGTTGTGGGGCGCGGGGATCTATCTCGCAGCCGGGCTGATCCCGGTCAGCTTCGGCCTGTTCGGCCCGCAGCTTGGCCTGTCGCTGGGCGCTGACGAGGCCTACCTGCCCAGCCTTGCGACAGCGCTGCTGCCTGAATGGCTGATGGTGGTCTTTACCGGAGCGCTGGTGTCCGCGATCCTATCCTCGGTCGATTCCGCGCTGCTGGCCGTTTCCGCCGTTGTCACAGAAAGCGGCTACAAGCGCTTGAATCCGAACGCCTCCCCCCTCGCCCTGCTGCGCGCCGCGCGCACCGCGACGGTGGGCGCGGCGGCGCTCGCAGCGTGGCTGGCGATGCAGGGGGAGAGCTTGCGCAACCTCGTTCTCGATGCAGGCGCGATTGCCGCGGTGCTCGCCGTGCCGATCATCGCCGGCCTTGCCGGATGGCGCCGCCCCCGCGCGGGACTGGCTGCGATCGTGGTGCAGACTGGCGTGCTGGCAGTGCTCGACTGGAGCCTTGGCCTGCCCGGTGCCTTCTTGTGGATGATCGCGAGCGGGACGCTTACCTTCGCCGCCGTCAGCGTGCTGGATCGTCCGGCGGCTGCCAGCGCGGATTGA
- a CDS encoding argininosuccinate synthase: protein MTQPQKVVLAYSGGLDTSVIAKWLSVERGLEVVTFTADLGQGEEIEPARAKARAMGIPDDHIFIEDVREEFVRDFVFPMMRANARYEGDYLLGTSIARPLISKRLVEIAHQTGADFIAHGATGKGNDQVRFELSAYALDPDIKVIAPWREWNLTSRTALIAWAEAHQIQVPKDKRGDSPFSTDANLLHTSSEGKVLEDPWEETPDYVYSRTVNPEDAPDQPEYITVDFEKGDGVALNGEAMSPATLLAALNDLGRKHGIGRLDLVENRFVGMKSRGMYETPGGEIYARAHRGIEQITLDRGAAHLKDELMPKYAELIYNGFWFSPEREMLQAAIDHSQDKVTGTVRLKLYKGLASVVGRKSPYSLYSEAHVTFEDDAGAYDQKDAEGFIKLNGLRLRLLSRRNRDA, encoded by the coding sequence ATGACCCAGCCCCAGAAAGTCGTCCTCGCCTATTCGGGCGGTCTCGATACCAGCGTCATCGCCAAGTGGCTGAGCGTGGAGCGCGGGCTGGAAGTCGTCACTTTCACCGCTGACTTGGGGCAAGGCGAGGAAATCGAACCCGCGCGCGCCAAGGCCCGCGCCATGGGCATCCCCGATGATCACATCTTCATCGAGGATGTGCGCGAGGAATTCGTGCGCGATTTCGTCTTCCCGATGATGCGCGCCAATGCCCGTTATGAAGGCGACTACCTGCTCGGCACCTCGATCGCGCGTCCGCTGATCTCGAAGCGCTTGGTCGAGATCGCGCACCAGACCGGCGCAGACTTCATCGCCCACGGCGCGACCGGCAAGGGCAATGATCAGGTGCGCTTCGAGCTGTCGGCCTATGCGCTCGATCCCGACATCAAGGTGATCGCCCCGTGGCGCGAGTGGAACCTCACCAGCCGCACCGCGCTGATCGCCTGGGCCGAAGCCCATCAGATCCAGGTGCCCAAGGACAAGCGCGGCGACAGCCCGTTCTCGACCGATGCGAACCTGCTGCACACCTCGTCCGAGGGCAAAGTGCTGGAAGACCCGTGGGAGGAGACCCCCGACTACGTCTACAGCCGCACGGTCAATCCCGAAGACGCGCCGGATCAGCCGGAATACATCACCGTCGATTTCGAGAAGGGTGACGGCGTGGCCCTCAACGGCGAGGCCATGTCGCCTGCCACCTTGCTCGCCGCCCTCAACGATCTCGGCCGCAAACACGGCATTGGCCGGCTCGACCTCGTCGAAAACCGCTTCGTCGGCATGAAATCGCGCGGGATGTACGAAACCCCCGGTGGCGAAATCTACGCCCGCGCGCATCGCGGGATCGAGCAGATCACGCTGGATCGCGGCGCGGCGCATCTCAAGGACGAGCTGATGCCGAAATATGCCGAGCTCATCTACAACGGCTTCTGGTTCTCGCCCGAGCGCGAGATGTTGCAGGCGGCGATCGACCATTCGCAGGACAAGGTCACCGGCACGGTGCGCCTGAAGCTCTACAAGGGGTTGGCGAGCGTGGTTGGCCGCAAGTCGCCCTACTCGCTCTATTCCGAAGCGCACGTCACCTTTGAGGATGACGCGGGCGCCTATGACCAGAAGGACGCCGAGGGCTTCATCAAGCTGAACGGCCTGCGTCTGCGCCTGCTCTCGCGCCGCAACCGGGACGCCTGA
- a CDS encoding septal ring lytic transglycosylase RlpA family protein translates to MRRENRIHGLGARSLAQRSVQAAAIAALFGLAPIAASTAATTETATAAAIEPAASAALIELVPVQPAADVTLPAAIVEAPAPSAPQETVLGRGSASYYAAKFDGRRTASGERFDNDDMTAAHRTLPFGTLVRVTNVATGRSVVVRINDRGPFTRGRMIDVSRAAAEELGLVARGHATVELAVIED, encoded by the coding sequence ATGCGGAGGGAAAATCGCATACATGGCCTCGGTGCCCGCAGCCTCGCTCAGCGCAGCGTGCAGGCCGCCGCGATTGCCGCGCTGTTCGGCCTTGCGCCGATCGCCGCTTCCACCGCCGCGACCACCGAAACCGCGACCGCTGCCGCGATCGAGCCTGCCGCGAGCGCGGCCCTCATCGAACTGGTGCCGGTGCAACCCGCCGCCGACGTTACCCTTCCCGCCGCGATCGTCGAAGCCCCCGCCCCCTCGGCCCCGCAGGAAACCGTGCTCGGCCGGGGCAGCGCGTCCTATTATGCCGCCAAGTTTGACGGTCGCCGCACCGCCAGCGGCGAACGCTTCGACAATGACGACATGACCGCCGCGCACCGCACCCTGCCCTTCGGCACGCTGGTGCGCGTCACCAATGTCGCGACGGGGCGCAGCGTCGTGGTGCGGATCAATGATCGCGGGCCGTTCACCCGCGGTCGCATGATCGATGTCAGCCGCGCCGCCGCCGAAGAGCTCGGCCTCGTCGCGCGCGGCCATGCCACGGTCGAACTTGCCGTCATCGAGGATTGA